The following is a genomic window from Garra rufa chromosome 4, GarRuf1.0, whole genome shotgun sequence.
CCACACTGAAGGCATTTGTAATTcttctccccagtgtgaattttcttgtgcatgttaaggtttgttttttgtttgtaactctttccacactgaagacaggtgaaaggtctttctccagtgtGTACTTTCATGTGGCAAGTAAGGCTTCTATGCAGCTGAAAACCCTTTCCACACCGAGGGCATATGTGAGTTTTTTCTCCAGCGTGTACTTTCATGTGGTTTTTAAGGTTTACTTTTAGgttgaaatgttttccacacagTTTACAGGTAAGATACCTTTCTTGTGTATGAActttcatgtggattttaagggtTCCACGTGTACGAAAACCATTTCCACACTCAGGGCATTTGTGAGGTTTCTCTGCAGTGtgcctgttaaggcttccttttagagtaATATTCTTTTCACACTGTTGATCTGCGAAAAGGTTTTCttcggtgtgaattctcatgtgtactTCAAGCTTTTCATTTTGATCAAAACTCtctccacactgagggcatgagTAAgccttttctccagtgtgaatgctcatgtGCTTACTGAGATTCGATTTTCGAGTGAAGCCTACTCCACACTGAGGACAGGTGAAAGGACTTTCTCCAGCATGTACTCTCATATGGTAATCATAGTTAACCTTAAGGTTGAAATAtcttccacactgtttgcaggtgaaaGGCCTTTCcatatgaattttcatgtggactttgagATTTCCATGTTGATGAAAAcgttttccacactgagggcatgagTAACGTTTCTCTACAGTGTGAGTTTTCATGTGCCTCCTGaggcttccttttagagtgaaattctttccacactgttggcaggtaaaagggttttCTTCCATTTTAATTCTCATGCTCCCATTAAGACCTTCTTTTAGAGTGActttctttccacactgttggtcAACGAAAGAGTTTTCTTCCATTTTAATTGTCATGCTCCCGTTAAGGCTTTCTTTTAGAGTGACATTCTTTTCACACTGTTGGTCGACAAAAGGGTTTTCTTCCATTTTAATTGTCATGCTCCCCTTCAGGCTTTCTTTTAGGGTGAcattctttccacactgttggtcGACGAAAGGGTTTTCTTCAGTTTGAATTTTCCCGTTAAGGCTTTCTTTTAGGGTGAcattttttccacactgttggtcGACGAAAGGGTTTTCTTCAGTTTGAATTGTCTTGTTAAGGCTTTCTTTTAGAGTGAcattctttccacactgttggttGACGAAAGGGTTTTCTTCAGTTTGAATTCTGATGCTCTCGTTAAGGCTTTCTTTTAGGGTGAcattctttccacactgttggtcGACAAAAGGGTTTTCTTCAGTTTGAATTGTCTTGTTAAGGCTTTCTTTTAGAGTGAcattctttccacactgttggttGACGAAAGGGTTTTCTTCAGTTTGAATTCTGATGTTCTCGTTAAGGCTTTCTTTTAGGGTAAcattctttccacactgttgggcGATAAAAGGGTTTTCTTCAGTTTGAATTCTCATGCTCCAATTAAGACCTTTTAGAGTGAcattctttccacactgttggtcGACGAAAGGGTTTTCTTCAGTTTGAATTTTCTTGTTAAGGCTTTCTTTTAGGGTAAcattctttccacactgttggtcGATAAAAGGGTTTTCTTCAGTTTGAATTCTCATGCTCCAATTAAGACCTTCTTTTAGGGTGAcattctttccacactgttggtcGACGAAAGGGTTTTCTTCCGTTTGAATTTTCCCGTTAAGGCTTTTTTTTAGGGTGAcattctttccacactgttggtcGACGAAAGGGTTTTCTTCAGTTTGAATTTTCCCGTTAAGGCTTTCTTTTAGGGTGAcattctttccacactgttggtcGACTAAAGGGTTTTCTTCGGTTTGAATTTTCCCGTTAAGGCTTTCTTTTAGGGTGAcattctttccacactgttggtcGACGAAAGAGTTTTCTTCCATTTTAATTCTCATGCTCCCATTAAGACCTTCTTTTAGAGTGAcattctttccacactgttggtcGACGAAAGGGTTTTCTTCAGTTTGAATTTTCCCGTTAAGGCTTTTTTTTAGGGTTACatcctttccacactgttggtcGACGAAAGGGTTTTCTTCAGTTTGAATTTTCCCGTTAAAGCTTTCTTTTAGAGTGAcaccctttccacactgttgcCCAGCAAAAGGGTTTTcttcagtgtgaattttcatgtgtacTTCGAGCTTTTCATTTTGATTGAAACTCtgtccacactgagggcatgtgtaaggCCTTTCCCTAGTGTGACTTCTCATGTGCCGATTAAGGCTTCCTTTCTGAGTGAAATTTActccacactgagggcagatgAAAAGGCTTTCTCCAGTGTGCAGTCTCATGTGGCGCTTAAGGCTTAATTTTCGGTCAAAatgttttccacactgtttgcagataAAAGGCCAGCTTCCtctatgaattttcatgtgggtTTTAAGGTTTCCTTGTTGATGAAAGCCCTTTCCACACTTAGGGCatgagtaaggtttctctccagcaTGAATTCCCATATgaatgttaaggtttccttttacagcgaaactctttccacactgatggcatGTGTAAGGCCTTTCCCTCGTGTGACTTCTCATGTGCCGATTAAGGCTTCCTTTctgagtgaaacttactccacactgaGTGCAGATGAAAAGGCCTTCTCCAGTGTGCAGTCTCATGTGGTACTTAAGGCTTAATTTTCGGTCAAAATgttttccacattgtttgcagatgaaaggccaGTTTCCtctatgaattttcatgtggattttaaggtttccTTGTTGATGAAAACCCTTTCCACACTTAGGGCATGTgtgaggtttctctccagtatgaattcccATATGCCTGTCAAGGTTTCTTTTtacactgaaactctttccacactgatggcatgtgtaaggcttttcCCTAGTGTGACTTCTCATGTGCCTACCGAGAATCACTTTCTGGGTCAAACTTTCTCCAATCTGTTGacaggtgaaaggtttctctACAACGTGACTTCTCATGTGCCGATTAAGGCTTCCTTTctgagtgaaacttactccacactgagggcaggtgaaagggctttctccagtgtgagttctcatgtgtaCTTCAAGCTTTtcttgttgatcaaaactctttccacactgatggcatGTGTAATACTTTTCCCTAGTGTGACTTCTCATGTGCCGATTAAGGCTACCTTTctgagtgaaacttactccaaACTGTTGGCAAGCGATAggattctctccagtgtgaatcctcatgtgcctGTTAAAGCTTCCTTTTagcctgaaactctttccacactcttgGCAGGCAAAAgggttttctccagtgtgaattctcatgctCTCGTTAAGGCTTTCTTTTAGAGTGACATTCTTTCCGCACTGTTGGTCGACTAAAGAGTTTTCTTCAGTTTGAATTTTCCCATTAAGGCTTTCTTTTAGAGTGAcattctttccacactgttggccaGCAAAAGGGTTttcttcagtgtgaattctcatgtgtactTCAAGGTTTTCATTTTGATCAAAACTCTGTCCACACTGatggcatgtgtaaggctttcCCCTAGTGTGACTTCTCATGTGCCGAGTAAGGCTTCCTTTctgagtgaaacttactccaaACTGTTGGCAAATGAtagatttctctccagtgtgaatcatcatgTGACTGTTAAAGCTTCCTTTTAgcttaaaactctttccacactcttgGCAGGTGAAAGAGTTTTCTCTGGTGTGAATTCTCACGTGCCTGGTAAGGCTTCCTTTctgagtgaaacttactccacactgttggcagatgaaggggttttctccagtgtgaattctcatgtgtctgttaaagctTACTTTTagcctgaaactctttccacactgttggcatgagtaaggtttctctccagagtgaattctcatgtgcctggtAAGGCTTCCTTTCTGAGTGAAGCTTACTTCACACTGTTGGCAGgagaaaggtttttctccagtgtgaattctcatgtgtactTCA
Proteins encoded in this region:
- the LOC141334000 gene encoding uncharacterized protein — protein: MEEENQYENHHDFTKENCSQIERTSSREIIKKEIRGRSSLTCIQCGKRFSRHKYLKAHMRIHTGEKPYTCQHCRKSFTQKGVLNRHMRIHTGKKVYKCRECGQSFYQHGNLKVHMKMHSKERSFTCEHCGKHFDRKRYLNYHMREHNGEGPFICPQCGVSFTQKGSLNRHMRIHTVKKPFTCQQCGKGYSMKGSLNRHMRIHTGEKPYSCTHCGKGFYQYGNLNLHMKVHRGKMPLNSKQCETRFKPEVNLDSQTSVHTGERLYTCQQCGKSFSRKGHFDYHMRIHTERPYTCLQCGKSFDQNEKLEVHMRIHTGEKPFSCQQCEVSFTQKGSLTRHMRIHSGEKPYSCQQCGKSFRLKVSFNRHMRIHTGENPFICQQCGVSFTQKGSLTRHVRIHTRENSFTCQECGKSFKLKGSFNSHMMIHTGEKSIICQQFGVSFTQKGSLTRHMRSHTRGKPYTCHQCGQSFDQNENLEVHMRIHTEENPFAGQQCGKNVTLKESLNGKIQTEENSLVDQQCGKNVTLKESLNESMRIHTGENPFACQECGKSFRLKGSFNRHMRIHTGENPIACQQFGVSFTQKGSLNRHMRSHTREKYYTCHQCGKSFDQQEKLEVHMRTHTGESPFTCPQCGVSFTQKGSLNRHMRSHVVEKPFTCQQIGESLTQKVILGRHMRSHTREKPYTCHQCGKSFSVKRNLDRHMGIHTGEKPHTCPKCGKGFHQQGNLKIHMKIHRGNWPFICKQCGKHFDRKLSLKYHMRLHTGEGLFICTQCGVSFTQKGSLNRHMRSHTRERPYTCHQCGKSFAVKGNLNIHMGIHAGEKPYSCPKCGKGFHQQGNLKTHMKIHRGSWPFICKQCGKHFDRKLSLKRHMRLHTGESLFICPQCGVNFTQKGSLNRHMRSHTRERPYTCPQCGQSFNQNEKLEVHMKIHTEENPFAGQQCGKGVTLKESFNGKIQTEENPFVDQQCGKDVTLKKSLNGKIQTEENPFVDQQCGKNVTLKEGLNGSMRIKMEENSFVDQQCGKNVTLKESLNGKIQTEENPLVDQQCGKNVTLKESLNGKIQTEENPFVDQQCGKNVTLKKSLNGKIQTEENPFVDQQCGKNVTLKEGLNWSMRIQTEENPFIDQQCGKNVTLKESLNKKIQTEENPFVDQQCGKNVTLKGLNWSMRIQTEENPFIAQQCGKNVTLKESLNENIRIQTEENPFVNQQCGKNVTLKESLNKTIQTEENPFVDQQCGKNVTLKESLNESIRIQTEENPFVNQQCGKNVTLKESLNKTIQTEENPFVDQQCGKNVTLKESLNGKIQTEENPFVDQQCGKNVTLKESLKGSMTIKMEENPFVDQQCEKNVTLKESLNGSMTIKMEENSFVDQQCGKKVTLKEGLNGSMRIKMEENPFTCQQCGKNFTLKGSLRRHMKTHTVEKRYSCPQCGKRFHQHGNLKVHMKIHMERPFTCKQCGRYFNLKVNYDYHMRVHAGESPFTCPQCGVGFTRKSNLSKHMSIHTGEKAYSCPQCGESFDQNEKLEVHMRIHTEENLFADQQCEKNITLKGSLNRHTAEKPHKCPECGNGFRTRGTLKIHMKVHTQERYLTCKLCGKHFNLKVNLKNHMKVHAGEKTHICPRCGKGFQLHRSLTCHMKVHTGERPFTCLQCGKSYKQKTNLNMHKKIHTGEKNYKCLQCGQSFYNIGNLKAHMRIHTGENPFTCHECGRRFNRKGNLNDHMRIHTGECPFTCLHCGVSFNQKGTLHRHIKLHTREKAMHV